From a single Sinorhizobium sp. RAC02 genomic region:
- the raiA gene encoding ribosome-associated translation inhibitor RaiA: MSVRVSGKHMEIGETFRQRIEDQVGEAVTKYFDGGYSSQVTVEKAGSRYSADCKIHLDTGMALQANGEANDPLVAFQSASERIEKRLRRYKRKLKAHHNGNGHDAFAEVAYTVMDSVPDEEDELPEDYAPTIVAESTKKLRTMSVASAVMALDMTDEPVLLFRSAGSEQLNIVYRRNDGNIGWIDAANIKG, translated from the coding sequence ATGAGTGTGCGTGTATCCGGTAAACATATGGAAATCGGCGAAACTTTCCGTCAGCGCATTGAAGACCAGGTCGGAGAGGCCGTAACCAAATATTTTGACGGAGGATATTCGAGCCAGGTCACCGTGGAAAAAGCGGGATCGCGGTACAGCGCGGACTGCAAGATCCACCTGGATACGGGCATGGCCTTGCAGGCAAATGGCGAAGCAAACGACCCCTTGGTGGCCTTCCAATCGGCCTCCGAACGGATCGAGAAACGCCTGCGCCGGTACAAGCGCAAACTCAAGGCACACCACAACGGCAATGGTCACGATGCCTTTGCAGAAGTGGCCTACACGGTGATGGATTCGGTCCCCGACGAAGAGGATGAACTTCCCGAGGACTACGCACCGACCATCGTTGCGGAAAGCACGAAGAAACTGAGGACGATGTCCGTCGCAAGCGCCGTCATGGCGCTCGACATGACGGACGAGCCGGTTCTTCTCTTCCGCAGCGCCGGGTCGGAGCAGCTCAATATCGTCTACCGACGCAACGACGGCAATATTGGCTGGATCGACGCAGCCAATATCAAAGGCTGA
- the grpE gene encoding nucleotide exchange factor GrpE: MTDDNKKHGPDEGAENGFAAETSALDDVAAEVDAPAEPDPIDVLRAENSDLRDRYLRLAAEMDNLRRRTERDVKDAKSYSVAGFARDMLAVSDNLRRALDAIPADALESGDAGLKALAEGVEMTERSMLAALERHGVRKLDPVGEKFDPNFHQAMFEVPNPEVANNTVVQVVQAGFVIGERVLRPAMVGVSKGGPKAPAGEASAAQA, from the coding sequence ATGACCGACGACAACAAGAAACATGGACCTGACGAAGGCGCGGAAAACGGCTTTGCAGCAGAAACGTCCGCACTGGACGACGTGGCTGCCGAGGTAGATGCCCCTGCCGAGCCGGATCCGATCGACGTTCTGCGCGCGGAAAACAGCGATCTCAGGGACCGGTATCTCCGCCTCGCCGCGGAAATGGACAACCTGCGTCGCCGCACCGAGCGTGATGTGAAGGACGCCAAGTCCTATTCCGTCGCCGGTTTTGCGCGCGACATGCTGGCCGTGTCCGACAACCTGCGCCGTGCACTGGACGCCATTCCGGCCGACGCCTTGGAAAGCGGCGATGCCGGCTTGAAGGCGCTGGCGGAAGGTGTCGAGATGACCGAGCGTTCCATGCTTGCCGCCCTCGAACGTCACGGCGTGCGCAAGCTCGATCCGGTTGGCGAAAAGTTCGACCCGAACTTCCACCAGGCGATGTTTGAAGTGCCGAATCCGGAAGTCGCCAACAACACGGTCGTGCAGGTCGTGCAGGCCGGATTCGTCATCGGCGAGCGCGTGCTGCGTCCCGCCATGGTCGGCGTGTCGAAGGGCGGCCCGAAGGCTCCCGCCGGCGAGGCAAGTGCTGCACAGGCCTGA
- the ptsN gene encoding PTS IIA-like nitrogen regulatory protein PtsN produces the protein MALAGLLQQSAIIPAMKANSKKQMLQELAAKAAKLTGIPEREIFDVILQRERLGSTGVGNGIAIPHGKLKELSQITGLFARLETPVDFEALDDQPVDLVFLLLAPEGAGADHLKALSRIARVLRDPSMVAKLRASDSESAIYACLSEEQASNAA, from the coding sequence ATGGCATTGGCAGGTTTGCTGCAGCAAAGTGCGATTATTCCGGCGATGAAGGCCAATTCCAAGAAGCAGATGCTTCAGGAACTGGCGGCAAAAGCGGCGAAGCTCACCGGAATTCCGGAACGCGAGATTTTTGACGTCATTCTTCAGCGCGAACGGCTCGGTTCGACCGGTGTGGGCAATGGCATCGCCATCCCGCACGGCAAGCTGAAGGAGCTTTCACAGATCACCGGCCTCTTCGCGAGACTGGAGACCCCTGTGGACTTCGAGGCATTGGACGACCAGCCGGTCGACCTCGTCTTCCTGCTTCTGGCGCCGGAAGGCGCCGGTGCGGACCATTTGAAGGCTCTGTCACGCATCGCCCGCGTGCTGCGCGATCCATCGATGGTCGCGAAGCTGCGCGCCTCCGACAGCGAGAGCGCGATCTACGCCTGCCTCAGCGAGGAGCAGGCGTCGAACGCGGCCTGA